Proteins found in one Cricetulus griseus strain 17A/GY chromosome X, alternate assembly CriGri-PICRH-1.0, whole genome shotgun sequence genomic segment:
- the LOC113837523 gene encoding uncharacterized protein LOC113837523, with translation MVGETLLCVVISVYQDFFYGRDLFNFLFRFPNMMECFFKLIGLLSSLSALVFEIVNGISQYWRLWQFNNKVVQFVSFGLFEVCYPQEFNISGTVIKMLVHTPINSTWTISPEFKYAQTLLLCAILMKPIVMIFDAIAIKISCMQDPFLELQICCYKISALVLCVSSIFTCVAVSWNHFVDHYGQTSLDFPPDFPVKKEALIHKHYTAVFPIGLLTASMSLIGVIFYLSEINALKLQSQKKAQRVYIVANQVV, from the exons ATGGTTGGTGAGACTCTGTTGTGTGTTGTCATATCTGTTTATCAGGATTTCTTTTACGGAAG AGATTTGTTTAATTTCCTCTTCAGATTTCCCAACATGATGGAGTGCTTCTTCAAGCTGATTGGACTCCTTAGCAGCCTCTCAGCATTGGTGTTTGAAATAGTGAATGGAATCAGCCAATACTGGCGCCTGTGGCAATTCAACAACAAGGTCGTGCAATTTGTGTCCTTTGGCCTGTTCGAAGTTTGTTACCCTCAAGAATTTAATATCTCAGGAACTGTCATTAAAATGCTTGTGCATACCCCTATCAATTCCACCTGGACCATCTCCCCTGAGTTTAAATATGCACAAACACTGTTACTGTGTGCCATTTTGATGAAGCCTATAGTTATGATTTTTGATGCCATTGCCATTAAGATCAGCTGCATGCAAGATCCATTTTTGGAATTGCAGATTTGTTGTTACAAGATCTCCGCCTTAGTGTTGTGTGTTAGTAGCATCTTCACATGTGTGGCTGTGAGCTGGAACCACTTTGTCGATCATTATGGCCAAACATCTCTTGATTTTCCACCTGACTTTCCAGTGAAAAAAGAAGCTTTGATTCACAAACACTATACTGCTGTATTCCCAATAGGGCTTTTGACAGCCAGCATGTCACTAATTGGCGTGATCTTCTATCTCTCTGAGATAAATGCTTTGAAACTGCAGAGTCAGAAGAAGGCCCAGCGTGTTTACATAGTGGCCAATCAAGTGGTCTAA